Proteins from one Pseudostreptobacillus hongkongensis genomic window:
- a CDS encoding sulfite exporter TauE/SafE family protein encodes MIILIYSVIIIMATILGAISGLGGGVIIKPLFDAVGFHDMSTIGFYSSVAVLTMSIVSIIKQMKKGFIFNFKMLFWISLGSFVGGVIGEKIFNTVTYRYENSTVKMIQGICLGITLVAILIYTLNKNKLKSYNLTSYIYIFVSGFLLGSVSVFLGIGGGPLNIAVLILFFSYNMKEATVYSIATIFFAQISKLGSVIFTNTFLNYDLSLLPFICLSAIIGGFIGTLINQKLDSKKIEKIYLGIILSLIMVSIYNVF; translated from the coding sequence ATGATAATTTTAATTTATAGTGTGATAATTATAATGGCTACAATACTTGGAGCAATATCAGGATTAGGTGGTGGAGTCATTATTAAACCTTTATTTGATGCTGTAGGATTTCATGATATGTCAACAATAGGATTTTATTCATCGGTTGCAGTATTAACTATGAGTATAGTTTCTATAATTAAACAAATGAAAAAAGGTTTTATTTTTAATTTTAAAATGTTATTTTGGATATCCTTAGGTTCATTTGTTGGAGGTGTTATAGGAGAAAAAATATTTAATACGGTAACATACAGATATGAGAATTCTACGGTTAAGATGATACAAGGAATTTGTTTGGGTATAACTTTAGTTGCTATATTAATTTATACTTTAAATAAAAACAAGTTAAAGTCATATAATTTAACAAGTTATATATACATTTTTGTTTCTGGATTTCTTTTAGGGAGTGTATCAGTTTTTTTAGGTATAGGAGGAGGTCCTTTAAATATAGCTGTTTTAATATTATTTTTTTCATACAATATGAAAGAAGCTACAGTTTATTCTATAGCTACTATATTTTTTGCACAAATTTCTAAATTAGGTAGTGTTATTTTTACTAATACATTTTTAAATTACGATTTATCCTTACTTCCATTTATATGCCTTTCAGCTATTATAGGGGGCTTCATTGGAACTTTGATTAATCAAAAATTAGATAGTAAAAAAATTGAGAAGATTTATTTAGGAATAATTTTGAGCTTAATAATGGTATCTATATATAATGTTTTTTAA